One part of the Anopheles coustani chromosome 2, idAnoCousDA_361_x.2, whole genome shotgun sequence genome encodes these proteins:
- the LOC131265100 gene encoding ras-like GTP-binding protein RhoL produces the protein MTTRIFNIVVVGDGAVGKTCLLHAYTDKSFKNFYEPTIYDKESIEMILDGQKYTIQLHDTAGQEEYDKIRQQFYKRADCFLLCYSVDNKVSLENAVTKWIPEIKTDPPIPIVLVGTKLDTRRGKSDEVTTADGERLKRSVNANSFVECSAKANINVELAVEEGVRACLMGVPEPEPDDPWACCSSCLPS, from the exons ATGACCACACGGATATTCAACATCGTGGTGGTGGGGGACGGTGCGGTTGGGAAAACTTGCCTTTTGCACGCGTACACCGACAAGTCGTTTAAAAACTTCTACGAACCAACGAT ATATGATAAGGAATCGATTGAAATGATACTCGATGGGCAGAAGTATACCATTCAGCTGCACGATACGGCCGGCCAGGAAGAGTATGACAAAATACGGCAGCAGTTTTACAAAAGG GCGGACTGCTTTTTGCTCTGCTACAGCGTCGACAACAAAGTATCCCTCGAGAATGCCGTAACGAAATGGATTCCAGAAATCAAGACTGACCCACCGATACCGATCGTTCTTGTCG GCACTAAACTGGACACGCGCCGTGGAAAGAGCGACGAGGTCACGACGGCCGACGGTGAGCGGCTGAAGCGCTCCGTAAACGCTAACTCGTTCGTCGAGTGCTCGGCAAAGGCGAACATTAACGTGGAGCTGGCCGTCGAGGAAGGTGTGCGGGCGTGTCTGATGGGTGTACCCGAGCCGGAACCCGATGACCCTTGGGCGTGCTGCAGCTCCTGTTTGCCGTCCTAG